A portion of the Citrobacter rodentium NBRC 105723 = DSM 16636 genome contains these proteins:
- the gloA gene encoding lactoylglutathione lyase produces MRLLHTMLRVGDLQRSIDFYTNVLGMKLLRTSENPEYKYSLAFVGYGEESQEAVIELTYNWGVDKYELGTAYGHIALSVDNAAQACERIRQNGGNVTREAGPVKGGTTVIAFVEDPDGYKIELIEEKDAGRGLGN; encoded by the coding sequence ATGCGTCTACTTCACACCATGCTGCGCGTTGGCGATCTGCAGCGCTCCATCGATTTTTACACTAACGTGCTGGGCATGAAACTCCTGCGCACCAGTGAAAACCCGGAGTACAAGTACTCACTGGCTTTCGTCGGCTACGGCGAAGAAAGCCAGGAAGCGGTCATTGAGCTGACCTATAACTGGGGCGTGGATAAATACGAGCTGGGCACCGCTTACGGCCATATCGCCCTGAGCGTCGACAACGCCGCGCAGGCCTGCGAGCGCATTCGCCAGAACGGCGGCAACGTCACCCGCGAAGCCGGTCCGGTAAAAGGCGGCACCACGGTAATTGCCTTCGTTGAAGATCCGGACGGTTACAAAATCGAACTGATCGAAGAAAAAGACGCTGGTCGCGGCCTGGGTAACTAA
- the rnt gene encoding ribonuclease T, which produces MSDNAQLTGLCDRFRGFYPVVIDVETAGFNARTDALLEIAAITLKMDEQGWLMPDTTLHFHVEPFEGANLQPEALAFNGIDPNNPLRGAVSEYDALHAIFKMVRKGIKDNGCNRAIMVAHNATFDHSFMMAAAERASLKRNPFHPFVTFDTAALSGLALGQTVLSKACLAAGMEFDGTQAHSALYDTERTAVLFCEIVNRWKRLGGWPLATPEA; this is translated from the coding sequence ATGTCCGATAACGCTCAACTTACCGGTCTGTGCGACCGTTTTCGTGGTTTTTATCCCGTCGTTATTGATGTTGAAACGGCCGGATTTAACGCCAGAACCGATGCGCTGCTTGAAATAGCCGCCATCACGCTGAAAATGGATGAACAAGGCTGGCTGATGCCGGACACTACCCTGCACTTCCACGTCGAACCGTTTGAAGGGGCGAATCTGCAGCCGGAAGCGCTGGCGTTTAACGGCATCGACCCGAACAACCCGCTGCGCGGCGCGGTAAGCGAATATGACGCCCTGCACGCTATTTTTAAAATGGTGCGAAAAGGGATCAAAGACAACGGCTGCAACCGCGCGATTATGGTGGCGCATAACGCCACGTTCGATCACAGCTTTATGATGGCCGCGGCGGAGCGCGCCTCACTGAAGCGCAACCCTTTCCACCCGTTCGTCACCTTTGATACCGCCGCCCTGAGCGGGCTGGCGCTGGGCCAGACGGTGCTCTCCAAAGCATGTCTGGCGGCAGGCATGGAATTTGACGGCACCCAGGCCCATTCGGCGCTGTATGATACCGAACGCACCGCCGTACTGTTTTGCGAGATCGTAAACCGCTGGAAGCGACTCGGCGGCTGGCCGCTGGCGACGCCGGAGGCGTAA
- a CDS encoding Grx4 family monothiol glutaredoxin, which translates to MTTTIEKIQRQIAENPILLYMKGSPKLPSCGFSAQAVQALSACGERFAYVDILQNPDIRAELPKYANWPTFPQLWVDGELVGGCDILIEMYQRGELQQLIKETAAKYKTEESGNE; encoded by the coding sequence ATGACCACCACTATCGAAAAAATCCAGCGCCAGATCGCTGAAAACCCAATCCTGCTGTACATGAAAGGATCGCCAAAACTGCCGAGCTGCGGCTTCTCTGCCCAGGCTGTGCAGGCGCTTTCCGCCTGTGGTGAGCGTTTTGCCTATGTCGATATTCTGCAGAATCCGGACATTCGCGCTGAGCTGCCGAAATATGCCAACTGGCCGACCTTCCCGCAGCTGTGGGTTGACGGCGAACTGGTCGGCGGCTGCGACATTTTGATTGAAATGTATCAGCGCGGTGAATTACAACAGCTGATCAAAGAGACAGCGGCGAAATACAAAACGGAAGAGTCCGGTAACGAGTAA
- a CDS encoding C40 family peptidase gives MARINRLSITLCALLFITIPFMSVANASRQARATSDVSHNKKVADPKKRSTATAKKTKKTTRKTASHSASSSKKRIATAARTSRTASRRSKTTVAKTAAVSWTEKCTPRKDRKPKCIKVKSAANATLADAHKIKVQKATRTAMNKLMSQIGKPYRWGGASPRTGFDCSGLVYYAYKDLVKFPIPRTANEMYHLRDAAPIKRDELKNGDLVFFRTQGRGTADHVGVYVGNGKFIQSPRTGREIQITSLSEDYWQRHYVGARRVMTPKTIR, from the coding sequence GTGGCGCGGATAAACCGACTCTCCATCACGCTCTGTGCTTTGTTATTTATCACTATTCCTTTTATGTCCGTGGCTAATGCCTCCCGGCAGGCCAGGGCAACATCTGATGTTTCGCACAATAAGAAAGTCGCAGACCCGAAAAAAAGAAGCACTGCAACAGCCAAAAAGACAAAGAAAACCACACGCAAAACCGCATCACACTCCGCTTCTTCCAGTAAAAAACGCATCGCCACCGCCGCCAGGACTTCCCGAACCGCCAGCCGCCGGAGTAAAACTACCGTCGCAAAGACAGCCGCCGTAAGCTGGACGGAAAAATGCACGCCGCGTAAAGACCGTAAGCCGAAATGTATAAAAGTGAAAAGCGCCGCGAATGCCACCCTTGCTGATGCGCATAAAATAAAGGTGCAGAAAGCGACCCGCACGGCGATGAATAAGCTGATGAGCCAGATAGGCAAGCCTTATCGCTGGGGCGGCGCGTCACCGCGTACCGGGTTCGATTGCAGCGGTCTGGTCTATTACGCCTACAAGGATCTTGTTAAGTTCCCGATTCCACGCACGGCAAATGAAATGTATCACCTGCGCGATGCGGCGCCGATCAAACGCGACGAGCTGAAAAACGGCGATCTGGTCTTTTTCCGCACTCAGGGACGAGGTACTGCCGATCACGTTGGCGTTTACGTCGGTAACGGCAAATTTATTCAGTCACCGCGCACCGGCCGTGAAATTCAGATCACCTCGCTGAGCGAAGATTACTGGCAGCGCCACTACGTCGGCGCCCGGCGGGTAATGACGCCGAAAACCATCCGTTAA
- the sodB gene encoding superoxide dismutase [Fe], producing MSFELPALPYAKDALAPHISAETLEYHYGKHHQTYVTNLNNLIKGTAFEGKSLEEIVRSADGGVFNNAAQVWNHTFYWNCLAPNAGGEPTGELADAIVASFGSFADFKAQFTDAAIKNFGSGWTWLVKGKDGKLAIVSTSNAGTPLTTDATPLLTVDVWEHAYYIDYRNARPGYLENFWALVNWAFVAKNFAA from the coding sequence ATGTCGTTTGAATTACCTGCATTACCGTATGCCAAAGATGCGCTTGCACCGCATATTTCCGCTGAAACGCTGGAATATCACTATGGCAAACACCATCAGACCTATGTCACTAACCTGAACAACCTGATCAAAGGCACTGCGTTTGAAGGCAAGTCGCTGGAAGAGATCGTGCGTAGCGCCGACGGCGGCGTGTTTAATAACGCCGCGCAGGTCTGGAACCACACGTTCTACTGGAACTGCCTGGCGCCGAACGCCGGGGGAGAACCGACGGGTGAGCTGGCTGATGCGATAGTCGCCTCTTTCGGCAGCTTCGCCGACTTCAAAGCACAGTTTACCGATGCCGCAATCAAGAATTTCGGTTCTGGCTGGACCTGGCTGGTCAAAGGAAAAGACGGCAAGCTGGCGATCGTCTCCACCTCAAACGCCGGTACGCCGCTGACCACCGACGCCACGCCGCTGCTGACGGTCGACGTATGGGAACACGCCTATTACATTGACTATCGCAATGCGCGTCCGGGTTATCTGGAAAATTTCTGGGCGCTGGTTAACTGGGCGTTTGTAGCGAAGAACTTCGCCGCGTAA
- a CDS encoding MFS transporter has product MKINYPLLALAIGAFGIGTTEFSPMGLLPVIARGVDVSIPAAGMLISAYAVGVMVGAPLMTLLLSHRGRRNALIFLMAIFTLGNVLSAIAPDYATLMLSRILTSLNHGAFFGLGSVVAASVVPKHKQASAVATMFMGLTIANIGGVPAATWLGETIGWRMSFIATAGLGVIAIVSLFFSLPKGGAGTRPEVKKELAVLMRPQVLSALLTTVLGAGAMFTLYTYIAPVLHSITHATPAFVTGMLVLIGVGFSIGNYLGGKLADRSVNGTLKGFLLLLMVIMLAIPFLARNELGAAISMVVWGAATFAVVPPLQMRVMRVAHEAPGLSSSVNIGAFNLGNALGAAAGGAVISGGLGYSFVPVMGAIVAGLALLLVFVSARKQPQPECVAS; this is encoded by the coding sequence ATGAAAATAAATTATCCCTTACTGGCGCTGGCCATTGGCGCATTCGGTATCGGTACGACTGAATTCTCTCCAATGGGCTTATTGCCGGTTATTGCCCGCGGCGTCGATGTGTCGATACCCGCAGCAGGGATGCTGATCAGCGCTTACGCCGTTGGGGTGATGGTCGGCGCGCCGCTCATGACGCTGCTGCTTTCGCACCGTGGCCGCCGTAATGCCTTGATCTTTCTGATGGCTATCTTCACGCTGGGGAACGTGCTTTCCGCTATCGCGCCTGATTACGCCACGCTGATGCTGTCCCGCATCCTCACCAGCCTCAACCACGGCGCATTTTTCGGCCTCGGTTCCGTTGTCGCCGCAAGCGTGGTGCCAAAGCACAAGCAGGCGAGCGCGGTCGCCACTATGTTTATGGGGCTGACCATCGCCAACATTGGCGGCGTGCCGGCGGCAACCTGGCTTGGGGAAACCATTGGCTGGCGCATGTCGTTTATTGCGACCGCCGGACTGGGGGTGATCGCCATAGTGAGCCTGTTTTTCTCCTTGCCGAAAGGCGGCGCCGGTACGCGTCCGGAGGTGAAAAAAGAGCTGGCTGTGCTGATGCGCCCGCAGGTGCTGTCGGCATTACTGACCACGGTGCTGGGCGCCGGCGCTATGTTCACGCTTTATACTTATATCGCGCCGGTATTGCACAGCATCACCCATGCCACGCCAGCGTTTGTCACCGGGATGCTGGTGCTGATTGGCGTTGGCTTCTCTATCGGCAACTATCTTGGCGGTAAACTGGCCGATCGCTCGGTTAACGGCACGCTGAAAGGCTTTCTGCTGTTGCTGATGGTGATTATGCTGGCGATCCCGTTCCTTGCGCGCAATGAACTGGGGGCGGCCATTAGTATGGTGGTCTGGGGGGCGGCAACCTTTGCGGTCGTGCCGCCGCTGCAAATGCGCGTGATGCGTGTGGCGCACGAAGCGCCGGGCCTGTCGTCCTCGGTCAACATTGGCGCCTTTAATCTCGGTAACGCGCTGGGCGCCGCCGCGGGCGGGGCGGTGATTTCCGGGGGGCTGGGCTACAGTTTCGTGCCGGTAATGGGGGCGATTGTCGCCGGGCTGGCGTTACTGCTGGTGTTTGTCTCGGCGAGAAAACAGCCTCAGCCAGAGTGCGTCGCCAGCTAA
- a CDS encoding YnhF family membrane protein — protein MSTDLKFSLITTFIVLALIVAGGLTAALH, from the coding sequence ATGAGCACCGATCTGAAATTTTCATTAATCACCACGTTTATTGTTCTGGCCCTGATTGTTGCGGGTGGTTTAACCGCAGCGCTGCACTGA
- the purR gene encoding HTH-type transcriptional repressor PurR produces the protein MATIKDVAKRANVSTTTVSHVINKTRFVAEETRNAVWAAIKELHYSPSAVARSLKVNHTKSIGLLATSSEAAYFAEIIEAVEKNCFQKGYTLILGNAWNNLEKQRAYLSMMAQKRVDGLLVMCSEYPDPLLAMLEEYRHIPMVVMDWGEAKADFTDSVIDNAFEGGYMAGRYLVERGHREIGVIPGPLERNTGAGRLAGFMKAMEEALIKVPENWIVQGDFEPESGYRAMQQILSQSHRPTAVFCGGDIMAMGALCAADEMGLRVPQDVSLIGYDNVRNARFFTPALTTIHQPKDSLGETAFNMLLDRIVNKREESQSIEVHPRLIERRSVADGPFRDYRR, from the coding sequence ATGGCAACCATTAAAGATGTAGCGAAGCGAGCAAACGTTTCCACTACAACCGTATCACACGTAATCAATAAAACGCGTTTCGTTGCAGAGGAAACGCGTAACGCGGTGTGGGCGGCAATCAAAGAATTGCACTATTCCCCCAGCGCCGTTGCCCGCAGCCTGAAGGTGAATCACACCAAATCCATTGGCCTGCTGGCGACCAGCAGCGAAGCCGCGTATTTTGCCGAAATTATTGAAGCGGTGGAAAAAAACTGCTTCCAGAAAGGCTACACCCTGATCCTCGGCAACGCCTGGAACAACCTGGAAAAACAGCGCGCCTATCTGTCGATGATGGCGCAGAAGCGCGTCGACGGTCTGCTGGTGATGTGCTCTGAGTATCCCGATCCCCTGCTCGCAATGCTGGAGGAGTATCGCCATATCCCTATGGTGGTGATGGACTGGGGCGAAGCGAAAGCCGACTTTACCGACTCGGTGATCGATAACGCCTTTGAGGGCGGTTATATGGCGGGTCGCTACCTGGTGGAGCGCGGACATCGTGAAATCGGCGTAATTCCGGGTCCGCTGGAGCGCAACACCGGCGCGGGCCGCCTGGCCGGCTTTATGAAAGCGATGGAAGAGGCGCTGATTAAAGTGCCGGAAAACTGGATTGTGCAGGGCGATTTTGAACCCGAGTCCGGCTATCGCGCCATGCAGCAGATCCTGTCGCAGTCGCATCGCCCGACGGCAGTATTTTGCGGCGGCGACATCATGGCAATGGGTGCGCTCTGCGCCGCTGACGAAATGGGCCTGCGCGTTCCGCAGGATGTGTCGCTGATTGGCTATGACAACGTGCGCAACGCCCGCTTCTTTACCCCGGCATTGACCACTATCCACCAGCCAAAAGATTCGCTGGGTGAAACGGCCTTTAATATGCTGCTGGACCGCATCGTCAACAAGCGTGAGGAGTCGCAGTCAATAGAGGTGCATCCGCGCCTGATTGAGCGTCGTTCGGTGGCCGACGGCCCGTTCCGCGACTATCGCCGCTAA
- the punR gene encoding DNA-binding transcriptional activator PunR has protein sequence MWSEYALEVVDAVARNGSFSSAAQELHRVPSAVSYTVRQLEEWLAVPLFERRHRDVALTPAGVWFLKEGRSVIKKMQDTRRQCQQIANGWRGQLPIAVDNIVRPERTGQMIVDFYRHFDDVELLVFQEVFNGVWDALSDGRVELAIGATRAIPVGGRYAFRDMGMLSWSCVVASHHPLAAMAGPISDDTLRNWPSLVLEDTSRNLPKRVTWLLDNQRRVVVPDWDSSATCISAGLCIGMVPTHFAKPHLNAGRWVALELENPFPDAACCLTWQQNDMSPALAWLLEYLGDSETLNREWLREPDETPAEKA, from the coding sequence ATGTGGTCAGAATACGCGCTGGAAGTGGTGGATGCGGTGGCGCGCAACGGGAGTTTCAGTTCGGCAGCGCAAGAGTTGCACCGGGTGCCTTCGGCGGTAAGCTATACGGTACGTCAACTGGAAGAGTGGCTGGCGGTGCCGCTGTTTGAGCGGCGGCACCGGGATGTGGCGCTGACGCCTGCCGGCGTATGGTTTTTAAAAGAAGGGCGTTCTGTTATCAAAAAAATGCAGGACACCCGTCGGCAGTGTCAGCAAATTGCTAACGGCTGGCGCGGGCAGTTGCCGATCGCGGTGGACAATATTGTTCGGCCTGAGCGCACCGGGCAGATGATCGTCGATTTCTATCGCCACTTCGACGATGTGGAGCTGCTGGTGTTTCAGGAGGTCTTTAACGGCGTCTGGGATGCGCTCTCTGACGGCAGGGTGGAACTCGCCATCGGCGCGACCCGCGCCATTCCGGTAGGGGGACGCTACGCCTTTCGGGATATGGGGATGCTGAGCTGGAGCTGCGTGGTCGCCAGCCATCACCCCCTGGCGGCGATGGCTGGACCGATAAGCGATGACACGCTGCGAAACTGGCCCTCGCTGGTGCTGGAAGATACCTCGCGCAATTTGCCTAAACGGGTAACGTGGCTGCTGGACAATCAGAGGCGGGTGGTGGTGCCGGACTGGGATTCGTCCGCCACCTGCATCAGTGCCGGACTCTGTATCGGCATGGTGCCGACCCACTTTGCCAAACCGCATCTTAACGCGGGACGATGGGTGGCGCTTGAGCTGGAAAATCCCTTCCCGGACGCCGCCTGCTGTCTGACCTGGCAGCAAAATGATATGTCGCCCGCGCTGGCGTGGCTGCTGGAATATCTGGGAGACAGCGAAACGCTGAACCGGGAGTGGCTGCGGGAGCCTGATGAGACGCCCGCAGAGAAGGCTTAG
- the punC gene encoding purine nucleoside transporter PunC, with protein sequence MQPGKGFLVWLAGLSVLGFLATDMYLPAFAAIQSDLQTSASAVSASLSLFLAGFAVAQLLWGPLSDRYGRKPVLLLGLAIFALGSLGMLWVESAAALLALRFIQAVGVCAASVIWQALVTDYYPSQKINRIFATIMPLVGLSPALAPLLGSWILTHFSWQAIFATLFAITLVLMLPALRLRPAQKARSDSEHKLTFATLLRTRSYRGNVLIYAACSASFFAWLTGSPFILNAMGYTPAIIGLSYVPQTIAFLIGGYGCRAALQKWQGQQMLPWLLALYALSVIATWGASFLSHVTLTEILIPFCVMAIANGAIYPIVVAQALRPFPQATGRAAALQNTLQLGLCFLASLVVSGLISTPLLTTTSVMLTTVLLALLGYKMQSQPRVARQSHDSDGIAHGETH encoded by the coding sequence ATGCAACCAGGAAAAGGGTTTTTAGTCTGGCTGGCGGGCCTTAGCGTGCTGGGATTTCTGGCAACGGATATGTATCTCCCTGCCTTCGCCGCCATTCAGAGTGACCTGCAAACGTCCGCTTCCGCGGTCAGCGCCAGCCTCAGTCTGTTTTTGGCCGGCTTTGCCGTGGCGCAGCTGCTGTGGGGACCGCTTTCCGATCGCTATGGACGTAAACCGGTACTGCTGTTGGGATTAGCTATTTTCGCTCTTGGCAGTCTGGGGATGCTGTGGGTGGAGAGCGCCGCCGCCTTACTGGCGCTGCGCTTTATTCAGGCGGTGGGGGTTTGCGCCGCATCCGTTATCTGGCAGGCGCTGGTGACGGATTATTATCCGTCGCAAAAAATTAACCGCATTTTCGCCACCATCATGCCGCTGGTGGGGCTCTCCCCTGCGCTGGCGCCGCTGCTGGGCAGCTGGATCCTCACCCACTTTAGCTGGCAGGCGATTTTCGCCACTCTGTTTGCTATCACGCTGGTGCTAATGCTGCCTGCTCTGCGTCTCAGGCCAGCGCAAAAAGCGCGCAGTGACAGCGAACATAAACTGACTTTCGCCACGTTACTGCGCACCAGGAGCTATCGCGGGAACGTGCTGATCTACGCCGCCTGTTCCGCCAGCTTTTTTGCCTGGCTTACCGGCTCGCCGTTTATCCTTAACGCGATGGGCTATACCCCGGCCATCATCGGCCTGAGCTATGTTCCTCAGACCATCGCGTTTCTCATTGGCGGGTATGGCTGTCGCGCTGCGCTGCAAAAATGGCAGGGGCAACAAATGCTGCCGTGGCTGCTGGCGCTCTACGCCCTGAGCGTCATCGCCACATGGGGGGCAAGCTTCCTCAGTCACGTCACGCTGACGGAGATTCTTATCCCCTTCTGCGTGATGGCAATCGCCAACGGCGCGATCTACCCGATTGTGGTCGCCCAGGCGTTACGTCCGTTCCCGCAGGCCACCGGGCGCGCAGCGGCTTTACAGAACACGTTGCAGCTGGGTCTGTGCTTTCTTGCAAGCCTCGTCGTCTCCGGGCTAATCAGCACGCCGCTACTGACCACCACCAGCGTAATGCTGACAACGGTACTGCTGGCTTTGCTGGGTTACAAAATGCAATCTCAGCCACGCGTTGCCAGACAATCGCATGACAGCGACGGGATTGCTCATGGGGAAACGCATTGA
- the cfa gene encoding cyclopropane fatty acyl phospholipid synthase, producing MSSSCIEEINVPDDDWYRIANELLSRAGIAINGSAPSDIHVNNPGFFKRVLQEGSLGLGESYMDGWWECDRLDMFFSKVLRAGLENQLPHHFKDTLRIAGARLFNLQSKKRAWIVGKEHYDLGNDLFSRMLDPYMQYSCAYWKDADSLEAAQQAKLQLICEKLQLRPGMRVLDIGCGWGGLAQYMATNFDVSVVGVTISAEQQKMAQARCAGLDVSILLEDYRDLRDQFDRIVSVGMFEHVGPKNYNTYFEVVDRNLKADGIFLLHTIGSKKTDNNVDPWINKYIFPNGCLPSVRQIASASESHFVMEDWHNFGADYDTTLMAWYERFLAAWPQIADNYSERFKRMFTYYLNACAGAFRARDIQLWQVVFTRGVENGLRVAR from the coding sequence ATGAGTTCATCGTGTATAGAAGAAATCAATGTACCAGATGATGACTGGTACCGTATCGCTAACGAATTATTAAGCCGCGCTGGCATTGCCATTAACGGCTCCGCCCCTTCGGACATTCACGTTAATAACCCAGGATTTTTTAAACGTGTCTTGCAGGAGGGATCGCTGGGGCTGGGTGAAAGTTATATGGATGGCTGGTGGGAATGCGATCGACTGGACATGTTTTTTAGCAAAGTATTGCGCGCCGGCCTTGAAAATCAGCTTCCCCATCATTTCAAAGACACCCTCCGCATCGCTGGCGCCCGCCTGTTTAATTTACAATCAAAAAAACGCGCCTGGATCGTCGGTAAAGAACATTACGATCTCGGCAACGACCTCTTTAGCCGTATGCTCGACCCGTATATGCAGTACTCCTGCGCATACTGGAAGGATGCTGATTCGCTTGAAGCCGCGCAGCAGGCCAAACTGCAACTAATCTGCGAAAAATTACAGCTACGTCCGGGAATGCGGGTGCTTGATATTGGCTGCGGCTGGGGCGGTCTGGCGCAGTATATGGCGACAAATTTCGACGTCAGCGTCGTCGGCGTGACGATTTCAGCCGAGCAGCAAAAAATGGCGCAGGCGCGCTGTGCCGGTCTGGATGTCTCTATTCTGCTTGAGGACTACCGCGATTTACGCGATCAGTTTGACCGGATTGTGTCGGTGGGCATGTTTGAACATGTCGGGCCGAAAAACTACAACACCTATTTTGAGGTGGTGGACCGTAATTTAAAAGCGGATGGGATCTTTCTGCTGCATACCATCGGTTCGAAAAAAACCGATAATAATGTCGATCCGTGGATCAATAAATACATCTTCCCTAACGGCTGTCTGCCCTCGGTTCGCCAGATCGCCTCCGCCAGCGAATCCCACTTTGTGATGGAAGACTGGCACAACTTCGGCGCCGATTATGACACGACGCTGATGGCCTGGTATGAACGCTTCCTCGCCGCGTGGCCGCAAATTGCGGATAACTACAGCGAGCGTTTCAAACGGATGTTCACCTATTATCTCAATGCCTGCGCGGGGGCGTTTCGCGCCCGTGACATCCAGCTCTGGCAGGTGGTGTTCACACGCGGCGTCGAAAACGGCCTGCGCGTCGCTCGCTAA
- a CDS encoding riboflavin synthase, whose translation MFTGIVQGTARVVSIDEKPNFRTHVVELPEYMLDGLETGASVAHNGCCLTVTEINGNRISFDLMKETLRITNLGDLKVGDWVNVERAAKFSDEIGGHLMSGHIMTTAEVAKILTSENNRQIWFKVQNPVLMKYILYKGFIGIDGISLTVGEVTATRFCVHLIPETLERTTLGKKKLGARVNIEIDPQTQAVVDTVERVLAAREAAIVKPASEA comes from the coding sequence ATGTTTACGGGTATTGTGCAGGGCACCGCCAGAGTGGTGTCGATTGATGAAAAACCAAATTTTCGCACCCATGTCGTGGAATTACCTGAATACATGCTGGATGGGCTGGAAACGGGCGCATCGGTCGCGCATAACGGCTGCTGCCTGACCGTGACCGAAATTAATGGCAATCGCATCAGTTTTGATCTGATGAAAGAAACGCTGCGTATTACCAATCTGGGCGACCTGAAAGTTGGCGACTGGGTTAACGTAGAGCGCGCGGCCAAATTCAGCGATGAAATTGGCGGACATCTGATGTCGGGGCACATTATGACCACGGCGGAAGTGGCGAAAATTTTAACTTCCGAAAACAATCGCCAGATATGGTTTAAAGTGCAGAATCCTGTGCTGATGAAATATATTCTCTACAAAGGCTTTATTGGTATTGATGGCATCAGCCTGACGGTAGGCGAGGTGACCGCCACGCGCTTTTGCGTGCACCTGATTCCGGAAACCCTTGAGCGTACGACGCTGGGTAAGAAAAAACTCGGCGCGCGGGTGAATATTGAAATTGATCCGCAAACCCAGGCGGTGGTGGATACCGTTGAGCGCGTGCTGGCGGCGCGTGAAGCGGCAATAGTGAAGCCCGCGAGCGAAGCGTAA
- the mdtK gene encoding MdtK family multidrug efflux MATE transporter: MQKYMSEARQLLALAIPVILAQVAQTAMGFVDTVMAGGYSATDMAAVAIGTSIWLPAILFGHGLLLALTPVIAQLNGSGRRERIAHQVRQGFWLAGFVSVIIMLVLWNAGYIIRAMHNIDPALADKAVGYLRALLWGAPGYLFFQVARNQCEGLAKTKPGMVMGFIGLLVNIPVNYIFIYGHFGMPELGGVGCGVATAAVYWVMFVAMIFWIKRARSMRDIRNAERFSKPDGEVMKRLVQLGLPIALALFFEVTLFAVVALLVSPLGIIDVAGHQIALNFSSLMFVLPMSLAAAVTIRVGYRLGQGSTLDAQTAARTGLGVGVCMACITAIFTVSLREQIAMLYNDNPQVVTLAAQLMLLAAVYQISDSIQVIGSGILRGYKDTRSIFFITFTAYWVLGLPSGYILALTDLVVDRMGPAGFWMGFIIGLTSAAIMMMLRMRYLQRQPSSIILQRAAR, from the coding sequence GTGCAGAAGTATATGAGTGAAGCGCGTCAGTTATTGGCTCTGGCAATACCGGTGATTCTTGCGCAAGTCGCCCAAACCGCGATGGGTTTCGTGGATACCGTGATGGCGGGCGGCTACAGCGCCACCGACATGGCGGCCGTCGCGATTGGCACCTCAATCTGGCTACCGGCCATTCTTTTCGGCCACGGCCTGCTGCTGGCGCTGACGCCGGTTATCGCCCAGCTCAACGGCTCTGGCCGACGCGAGCGCATTGCGCATCAGGTGCGCCAGGGGTTCTGGCTGGCGGGCTTTGTTTCCGTCATCATTATGCTGGTGTTGTGGAACGCCGGATATATTATCCGCGCGATGCATAATATCGATCCTGCGCTGGCGGATAAAGCCGTCGGCTATTTGCGCGCGCTGTTGTGGGGCGCGCCGGGATATCTTTTTTTCCAGGTGGCGCGTAACCAGTGCGAAGGGCTGGCGAAAACCAAACCCGGTATGGTAATGGGTTTTATCGGCCTGCTGGTTAACATTCCGGTGAACTATATTTTTATTTATGGTCACTTCGGAATGCCGGAACTTGGCGGCGTCGGCTGCGGGGTCGCCACGGCGGCGGTCTACTGGGTGATGTTCGTCGCCATGATCTTCTGGATCAAGCGCGCCCGTTCCATGCGCGATATTCGTAACGCAGAGCGCTTCAGCAAGCCTGACGGCGAGGTGATGAAACGGCTGGTGCAGCTGGGCCTGCCAATTGCGCTGGCGCTGTTCTTTGAGGTCACGCTGTTTGCGGTGGTGGCGCTGCTGGTGTCGCCGCTGGGTATTATCGACGTCGCGGGACATCAGATTGCGCTTAACTTCAGCTCGCTGATGTTTGTGTTGCCGATGTCGCTTGCCGCGGCGGTGACGATACGCGTGGGCTACCGGCTGGGACAGGGTTCAACGCTGGATGCGCAAACCGCGGCGCGCACCGGGTTAGGCGTGGGGGTATGCATGGCGTGTATCACCGCGATCTTTACCGTGTCGCTACGCGAGCAGATCGCCATGCTCTATAACGATAATCCGCAGGTGGTCACGCTGGCGGCACAGCTGATGCTGCTGGCGGCGGTTTATCAGATCTCAGACTCGATACAGGTTATCGGCAGCGGGATTTTGCGCGGCTATAAAGATACCCGCTCCATTTTCTTTATTACCTTCACTGCCTATTGGGTATTGGGACTACCGAGCGGCTATATCCTTGCGCTGACCGATCTGGTGGTGGATCGTATGGGCCCCGCCGGATTCTGGATGGGCTTTATTATCGGCCTGACTTCGGCGGCGATAATGATGATGCTGCGAATGCGTTACCTGCAACGCCAGCCATCATCTATCATCCTGCAACGCGCTGCGCGATAA